The Ostrinia nubilalis chromosome 15, ilOstNubi1.1, whole genome shotgun sequence region ATATTTAGCATTAGCATTTCCGTCGGCTCCGCTCGGAGTGTCACGTTTCTCTTACGTTTCCCGGTGTGAAATCGTTTGGTCGCATGCGATCGCACGATAAGGCTAATCTTGACTGGTTTGACAATGTTCTGACATCTCATCACTCAGCTAAAAGATAAGTTTCGGCATATTAAGTTTTCTTGAAACGTTAAATAATTCAAGTTGTATGCAATACAATCCGTGAAAATTGTCTAAGTAACTATCTcatattttttgtgattttatgcACCTTTTACATAGAGAATACTACTCGTATAAGATATATAAAAGCTAACTGCTCGTACATTTCTTCTGTATTTCTCTCGCTTTATACATTGCGCCTATAATGTCATGTCTCTCTGATGTCAATTAAAGTTTACGTGGTATTACGTGGCGTGTGACATTCGTGCTCACACGCCCTGTTACACACATGGGCGTCTCTTTAACGTAGCAAGGTGAACGCACCTTTACTTTCAAACACATCAACTATGGCACTGTAGAGCAAAGGAAAAGCGTCTAGAAGagttgcttaagtgaagcagcaacgctatgcgaagtcgacCGCACAGCcctgaatagagctctgtgattgcttcgtgtgtgtcactccgccactcaagtattgtctatgaataggctTTTGggacgcgcactgtgagatctcatagtaatgtttgtaaatatggGTGTTAGAGTCTACATCTTCATGCAGTCACTTTTCTTGTTGCTTGTTTGCTGTTGCAGTAATGAAAGTGACGTTTTTGCTCgatttgaatattaatttgtaatGGAATCGAGCGAATTAATTAGTGCAAATTAACACGCGTCGTGTGTGCTACGTGCATGACCTATCTTACTTGCGTGCTTATTATCTATTATGATTTTCCTAGGACTCTAGACCAATTAGTAATCGTGACAAATTGAAGCTAGTTATCGCatcttttttacgtttttaagtgacccctatgaaaacaaaattcttgttcTGTGTTACCAGAAAACGGGCATTTATCACTTAATACCATAAGACATAGACTGCCAGTTAACCTTTGGACTAATATCCAGGGTTCCTTCCAAACTGACAAGCATCTAACAATATTACAGACCATATTCCCCACATTTCTGACAAGGACTGAATGAGCAAAGACCCGGTCGTGACCCCAGGTCTAACGGATCAGACGCAGAGAAACTTGTTAACTACAGTGGAATCTCTATAACTCGAATCTCAAGGGAAATGCAAAAAAAGTCGAGTTAACGAGTTTTCGACTTAACAAGAACTTCGAGATACAAGGACTTAACTGCTGAAATTTCGACTTGTAGAGGACGGACAAGCTCCGCTATAAGTAATCGTGTCCTGTGGCGACAAGGACAAACATCACGTTCACAACTGTGTTACTTAGAAAATTTCATTGATGTATTCTTTCATTGCACGTGTACAAGACAAAAACAATAGATTTGAAGCCCCGAACCCGAACATTCATTTTGGATTTTATTGCTATTATTTCGGGGAATTCCAAGTAAGACGTTattatattttactaactaCGACTTACGGAGTCCCCTTTTTTTTTCGAGTTATAcgagtactagctttccgcccgcggcttcgcccgcgtggaattttgtctgtcacagaaaaactttatcgcgcgcgtccctgtttcaaaaaccgggataaaaactatcctatgttctttcccgggactcaaactatctctatgccaaatttcatcaaaatcggttgcgaggtttaagcgggaaagcgtaacagacagacagacagacagacagacagagttactttcgcatttataatattagttgggatagttgggataaaTATGTATCATCAATACTTCGTGgggaaataacattttgttcGAGTTACAAAGTCTAAATAATTCGAGATACCGCGTATTTAGGTGCTCAGCGGAAGGGAATGGCAATTTTTTTCGACTTACTGAGGATTTTGACTTAACGAGGTTCGAGTTATAGAGATTCCACTGTATTTGCTTTACCACATTATTAGTAACATAAGGCGAGCTTAAGGCCATAGTAAAACATACTCTGCAAGTTAAACTCTTTGGTCAATATCCAGAGTTTCTTCCAAACTGTCAAATGTCTCATGACATTACAGAATACCCAGAATTCTGACAAGCATATTCCCCACATTTCTGACAAGGTCGACGTATGAATGAGCAGGCCCCGGTCGTGACCCCGGGTCTAACGGATCGGCCGCAGAGAAACTTGTTAGCTGTTTGCTTTCGTTTTCATACGATCGCTTTCACTGAAAGATTCTTAATAAAAAGCTCAACGAATCTGCTTCGGGTCGAACAGGCTGAGATCTTTGTAGTGGTATTCTATTCATAATGTTCCCTCATTTTATTATTGACTGCGTTTTCTGTTAGGAATAAGCGAAAAATTTAGTGTGAAAAATTCGCGTCTTATACAAAATGCAAATAATCGACGGATCATTCACCAAAAGAATACTTGCAAGAAACCAAAGAATTAACTAAAATGTgaatactaaggctgggttgtaccatcttactttaactttgacaaatgtcaaaaatctgtcaaactccatacaaaaaacactggttatcgttatagttacggtcaaatttaggtggtgcaactcagcctaaaaatcacaaaaactttttaagaacaAAGTTAAGTTCTGACTGTTACCTCTTATTATCAAGATTTAACTAAAATTTGGGTTTTCCCACCACAACAAACATTTTCAACCTATCATTACTTTCTGAAAGTTACCAGACcataaatttaatttgattattaaaGTCTCAACAAAGGATTAGGCGTAAATGCTTTTTATATCACTTTATGTAAATCTTATCTCTTAAATACCAATTAATATCTTTATTTCCTATGTACACACTTAATGTGTGTTTATTACACAGTACACTATAAGGTTATGGTTTCCCATTGTTATAGCTTATGACGAATTGCCTTTGTGATTTTTGTGATGGCTTTTTACATTGGAACTGTTGAAGGTTGACTTTAACACCATGGCCACTCGTATTTCTAAGTTAATCGCATATAAAGTGTTACGATTTCTTATAAAAAGATGCAATTAAATCTAATGTGTAGATAAGGTCAGCTGCAAAAGGAGTTAATGCACTCATTAGTCAAGGTTTTAGACAGAAATGTAAGTGCTAAAAAGCAAACACTGTATTCCACCTGTGCCATTAGGCATAGGTTGACAAACTTTTAAGCTTTTAACTCATGTCACCCCAGAATTGTCATCTCTAGACATTTTCAGTTACATAATAGTaaagtttcaattaatttattttctccCCTAAATCATGCTGTTTTCGGAACTTTCTGCCTCATTCATCGGAGGGCagggcagtgcccccgccaagtcgagcgcgaagcaaatactgccgtaccatcctttactggaaccatttcgccacattttcaggcctctatttgagaacctctggataagaccagaacgcagaaattttcgtcatccagtaatttatttttacaattattatcTGGGGGCAAGGTAGAGCCGTCGTTAAACTGAGACAACGGAAGAGCAGGGCTTTCTTTGCCATTtgcaatatttaaaaacaaaataatcccACTTATTTTGAACCAAATCTGTGAAACTGCTTTTAAACCTGTTTAGTGCCAGGATTTCAATTTTAACCAGAGCCTAGAACGACATTATTGTTATAGCAGATCAATATTAATTGATTCCGGGTATTACCATGTCTCCCATTTTCTTTATTACAGCTGCAATTTGTTGGAGGTGTTTAGCAAGCTCTATGTACGGTGTTACGTGATAACACTagcctattatttactttaaacatAATAGTCTCACTATAATAAGTATACGAAACTGTCCATTCAGCGGCTGCAGTCACGCGatcattttaaagtttttgctAGACATAAATAAAGAAGAATTTACGTCTCATGctcccaattttattttttctgaaCCAATTAAAAAAGCAGGTAGACTGAGCTCAGAAAGCGACATCTGTTTATAGTTAAGCAAGCAGCCGAAATATCGTTTTGTCCCATAGATTCAGTTTAAAGTTTTCGGTATTAAGATTTCCAAGCCAAAAATTTCATCTCAATTCATATCATCTCAATTCTAAAACCCGGACCTTAATCTTAACATTTGGTTATTTTTAACCATATCCTTTTTATTAATCTAGAGACATAAATATGTTTTGAACTATAGTTTACCTAAATGTCTAAGTCTAGCGTAGTagggtatttcgccaaaaatggtcaattttgcctaatttccttggtacgaaatatatttttgtttttaactatttttagtttcccattgtattaagtaacaaaaactaagctaatatatctagaaggggtgtcataattcgttttagaaacaaagttataaggtcatgaatttttggtagccaaggaaattattataaatagttttttctctaagttttcttctgtggtttgctttttttttgttcgacccatttttgtgtaccttcgcaagcaaacataccaatgaatattgtatcattacgacctttttacacaactaaggaagataaattcagtagattgagttaagagttaaaaacaagttgttctatatctattctgatacccatttcttaaaatgtaaattttaaacttattccaataaagaaatactcaaaatttgactttacgccgaattaaaaatggtcttttataatttcctaggcctttttatgccacggaaaacaaggaaattagggccaaagaaattagatttatgcctaaatgacaccacagacaaaaacctatttaccctatgcatttactatttaaatcatgggtttacccctacagacactacatctgtgtaaataaacaataaaattaatccattgtttagctgcaaaaaaccgtccaaagaaattaactttttagtaaacaaaaacccaaggaaggacctacttatgcgatttgtcgcgaaactgTTCAACGAAGTACTGTCCTGCCTCGATGGCCTCTTGGGACGAATTGGCCGAATGTAACGGTGCCGTGCATTACATtctaagttctttcgtttcgttactacaatggtcgaaaagaagacccagggaaattatacttttgactcggacaagaacttgacttcactttatttccttcctttaagtatttgacatttaaagtttttattttccgatagccaaacatttctcaaatataaagagagtgctattagaatgaaattacgcttcaatttgttataatgtgccttcattttggcaaacaacagtaatggacataacaaggaaattagaaaaacgacttttgattaaatttttctacggtattatttgtagtttctgctattgtaatagcaaaaacaaataaaacttttgattaactttcccataaaaatagttttatacatattaatataaaaaaacatgtgttcgcctgcctggacacagaaaatttactgtttcggcgaaatacccaGTAATGGATCTTAAACTCCCCGCAGACTGCAGACTttaagttggccgatagttgagcccgattctaatttgcatgaagaatcggccgataccaatgtgcgcactttcatataCATGTCCATattgtccatactgattaacagtaggtacccgacccaactatcgacAAAAATTAAACGCTATTGACGGAAGATGCGCTTGTCATCATAATCTACAATCGTTTTAACCAGCAGACTAGTGTAGCCGCAAGCAAACTTTCGTTTCCGCGACAAAACATCCTGCCGATATCCGGGAAAGCAATCAAAACGGTCGAAAACGTTTTTGTCTGCCAGTTCCTATCGCGTGACGGTCTTCATTGTGGCTAGTGTTGCGAATCGAAGTATCGATAGGAAATAAATTTCGCATCATTATCATCAAGCGTcatattattactttttaatttttttgtgtcTTTAAAGTTGTTTTTAGTTTCACTCACCTATTTTGTTGCCAATGTGTAGCGTCTGCGTCACCATCTATTGACTCTAACTCAGGCATTTTAGATATAATCTAATTATATTCTTGTAAGTCGACTTACATGACTTTTGTTTCATTCAGCAACTAAGTAGACTTGTGATATtgtttcaatataaaatttggATTTTCGTAAGTCTTCTTCACaataaaactgaaaacaaaTGGATTGGTCATCCATTAGAAAATTAAGTAGGTTGTTAGCATCGATGTTTCCAACAGTATCGATAGTAAATAATAACTACTTACTGCTGGAAACATCATAAATTAGTAGTCAGGAAAACGAAGCATCCGGATAATGCTTTATTTCCATTATCATTAACTTCATGAAAACTTGGTTAATCGGTGAAATTTAATCGTGATCGGAACTCATTGTGTCTGTTATTAGATCGTTCCTCGTGATCTAATCGATTATTTGTTGTACTAACTACCTGCGATTAAAAGTTACTCGTACTGTTCCTGGTAGTGGTTGAGTAACTGAAATCGAATATTAATCGAATAACATTGTAGGTTAGAATTCATTTCGTCtgtacgtgggacactatttaagttgtgagcctaactatgaaaacaaagtagtttattattaaaatggtattgattgcgtttattggtattgtctttcatgatttttgtaatttttaatgtgtccgaaacacttttcatagcattttttccactcagcttgaggcacttccaaagcatggtttttgaccgcaccgacagttgcttctggctacataaatcgctgttcacgcatttaattttaatatatgggtaccaaaagaagtgtttagattccaagcaagaattttgtagcgttggacctgtttatttcatattttgagtgttcaaatagtcagttgtttgacgagacgtgtaaaagctcacattttcgacacgaatggcgattcgagtatgctggtcagtttcccttattaaactgaagacttttggaaaaaagtggctgtttactattaagaattaaccattctaaatttctctagtgacgtttctgtcatataatcggatatttcggaaaaataggcgaccgtaagttttaaagtgttccgagcgcatgggacttttgttggtattgcttcatcttaaaacacctccatagtcgatagctgtttattttcaggatcattatgcatagatccttaattcgtcaactgtcacaattttaaaaacggcttttaaagcttgttaaacgtatttatcaaacatttccaaggactaaacgacaccagcgtcctattgagcgtttgaaaaattttgtgacatccagcgagaaaaaaacgtattaaccataatatggtcatacaatattttattactactagtggaattaatgcctaggattatctcaatcctacgatacatcacatgacgaggtttctcttccatttttctgacaacaccaatgttttccgccactattagtcattttggacgactttcgcaaagttcactggtgagccaatgacatacaatattatacttcttaaactagcgttttacaatggtaaaggacagatctttatcaccaaaagtgaaatttagctgaccgcttcagttttgtattgattaaccacgtcgaaagtcataataaatctttgcgcgaaaatttccgcaagtcaattccatgtttttgtagtcaagataattttcaattcaatgttaataatacaaaacgtgctcaaattataaaaagttttgaataaggttgtagtcaaaaatgtcaaacttttcattaaaagtatcaaatgtcgtctaacaacacgttatgttgtcgaggctcacaacttaaatagtgccctagtataCTAACCAGTATTCAGGCAACACCAGTTTGTACTGGCCTAAATTACATAGCTCAATATAATCTCGTTTGATTCATAAGTTAGTAATAATCTTACTTATTTGTAACGCCTTGTTGAAGGCTCTCCATGGACGCTGAACTGTTTGagcaaaaaatacaatttaaaaactTGTCAATGTTTGTTAAGCGCCGAGTTAATATTTGAAAGTATGTAAAAACACATAACAAACATGAGTTTTAGGGACAAAACTTATTTGATTTGGTtgctgtttaattttaatttttacaacCTCTCAACGTGCTTAAGTCACATGTAGTTTAGAAAGGCACCAAACCGGTTCGTTAGTTTTTTCGCTTGACAAAAACAGTCAAATCTTGATTGCATGTTTAACTTAAGTACTGACTTGCGATCAGTCGCTCGGTCTCGTACGTACACCGTGGTCATTGTCTATACGACAATGCTTTCATAAATAATAGCCACTGCTCCCAGTAATGACACAGTAGAATGACCACATAAAATGTTTTGAGACATGGCACAAATATCGAACGCTGATAACCCAACTGAACATTTTCGACACTATCTTTTGAGTACTCGCAATACTCGATAAGAAAGTAAAAACATTAGCGGCGCGCCCACAGATCTAGTTTAGATAACACGAGTTCAATTAGAGTCGATTTGGTAATAATTTTAGAGACACACGACGCCGTTCCTTGCAATATTCTTAAGAAATTATTATCACATCCGTTCGTATTGCTGGTTAAACCTACTTATTCTTAAGAGGAAGTTTAAGCAACGTCTTGCGAGACCCCTTCGAGGCGACATTCTCACGATTCGCTCACTTTTATATGCCTCTATAAAACGAAACGTCGTAAATCATCGCCTTTTGTGTGGCGACCTTTTGATGGGGCTGTTTACCATAAGAAGGGCTAGATCGCGAAGGTGTTGACATGTAAAGAAATCACGTTTGATCAATCCCTAGAACTTGATCTCGACATAATGTAACCGGGACTAGTTTCCTCTTTCAAATAGCCCGTTTCATTATCGGCACCCTAGACAAACGCATTTGAATTCCTCATTCCGGTCCGATTATACCAGGATTAAACCCGATTCTCGTTCTTTGTTATAATAGAGCCATAAATAAGCTTTGTGTTAACATAATTCTCTCATTGTTGCAGACATGCAATGCGGCGGAATATGCCAAATGGGTGCGCGCGCTCTGCGTCGAGATACTCGGCCAAACACCGCTACCACAAGTCCGATTCCTGGACGTACTGTCAGCCGCGGACACAGCCAAAGAACCAAAGAAGGAGGCCTCGCTCCTGGAGACGCCCTCCTGCCCTCCCAGACCGCCGCCGCGGGCTCGCCGGAGGCTGCTGACCTCCACCGAGACGCAGCTGCCGCGCCGGGACCACTCGCCCGCCGCGACCGACGAGGGCATCGTCGTGGAAGACGACGACTACGACTCATCGTCCGATCGCAGCCTCGACTTGACCCTCTCCCTCGACGCTTTGAAAACCACCGACGTGGTCGACGCGCCTGTGCGGAAAGCGGAGGTCATCAAATGCGACAACTGCAGCAAACTGAACGCGCAACACCACACGCTGCCGCGCGCGGCGCGCTCCGGGGAATCGGAGCAAGGTCGCCATCGTTACCTAAAACGCTGGGAGGGGACGGCGGGGGGCGCGGAGCGGGGCAGGCACGCGATGGAGGCGGCGAGACGGAAAACCGCATCGCTGGAGAGCAGAGCGAGGTCTTGCTCGCCGAACGCTCACGAGGCGGTGGCGAAGTACGTGCCGGTGAGGGAGCGAAGGGCGCTGTTTGAGAATTTGTCGAGGAGCGGGGGGTGTGGTGGGTTGGCTAGGAGTACGGAGCAGCTGACGCAGCCGCTGGTGGCGGAGACGACGCCGCGGCGCGCGGCCTCGCTGCACGACCTGCAGGCGCCGCCGATGCGCTCGGTGAGCGACCTGCGGCAGTTCTTCGAGGCGGTGGCGCGCGGCGTGGGCTCCTGCTCGGGGCTGCAGCGCCACAGCGCGCCGCCCAACCCCGCGCCGCGCGCGTTCACATCTCTCACCTGCGCTTGATCCTGTACATACTGTAGATTTGTAGATACCCCGGCGTTGACCGCCGTCTATCTCACTAAGTCGTTCGTTTTAAGACTGTTAAAAGTATTGTTATAGATACCTAAtataaaatgaaatgtattATCTATTATGGTGTGGTTTTATTCAATTACCCAGCGATCTAGTTGTACATGAGCGCGGGCAGCGAAACTATGCGAGTGGATTGCGTATTGCGTAAGTGAGCGAGATATTATTAGCGTTGCCTAAGCTTTGTTTCCAACCCTGACACGGCGTAATAAGTAACAGCGTTCTGACAAGAGCCGCTGGTGAAATGTCACTGGTACGATAAAGGTCGTTGGGTTGAGTCCCTCGCGCCATTTGTGTCGTACATTCTCTTACAAAACCGAGCGTCGAGTAAACCCATTGTGATCGCGTACAGTTTTTGTTTCGTCACGTGAATTGTGCGctcccattgagctgaatggAGTTGGATCGTTTTCTGTAAAATCATAACCGCAAACGACTCGTTTTGTTCTTTTAACTTTCTGAATACAATGTCGCAAAAAAGAGTTCATGGCGCAAACAAACAATGATATAAGTGCGGTATAATGTACCCAACCATTTGAGTAGAATAAAACATACACTTATCTcaaacaatacaaattaaatcaGACAATAAACCAAATATCTCTTAAAGTGACAGCAATATTGAAGACGATTATTAATCAGCATAACTCATTCTCAGAAGCAAAAAATAGTCATCAAGATGTATGAAATAGCTTCTTTTAATAAAGATTGCGTCCTTAATGA contains the following coding sequences:
- the LOC135078510 gene encoding uncharacterized protein LOC135078510; its protein translation is MLVGEQSPAPRVVAGLRKLNPELTPGPVPTPADPNLRISGVLRQYYNDDNVSWAWVRAAVRGGCLLAWREGTLPRRPAARLPLRGLHLRTAPTLPNAFQLSRMRDDSAVATFQTCNAAEYAKWVRALCVEILGQTPLPQVRFLDVLSAADTAKEPKKEASLLETPSCPPRPPPRARRRLLTSTETQLPRRDHSPAATDEGIVVEDDDYDSSSDRSLDLTLSLDALKTTDVVDAPVRKAEVIKCDNCSKLNAQHHTLPRAARSGESEQGRHRYLKRWEGTAGGAERGRHAMEAARRKTASLESRARSCSPNAHEAVAKYVPVRERRALFENLSRSGGCGGLARSTEQLTQPLVAETTPRRAASLHDLQAPPMRSVSDLRQFFEAVARGVGSCSGLQRHSAPPNPAPRAFTSLTCA